The following coding sequences lie in one Arachis hypogaea cultivar Tifrunner chromosome 4, arahy.Tifrunner.gnm2.J5K5, whole genome shotgun sequence genomic window:
- the LOC112794713 gene encoding uncharacterized protein yields the protein MVTSTPYYAQANGQVEAANKILIGLIKKHIWNKPRTWHETLSQVLWAYPNSPRGSTRTSPYKLVYVHDAVLPLEINLNTLRVSKQNEFPVDDYWNAMFDELNELDSEQILALDNVIRQKESVARSYNRQIKEKSFRIGELVLKVILPMEKKSRFLGKWSHSWEGPFQVIGIYSGNAY from the coding sequence ATGGTTACTTCAACTCCTTATTATGCACAGGCTAATGGGCAAGTAGAGGCAGCAAATAAGATATTGATAGGCTTGATTAAAAAGCATATCTGGAATAAGCCTCGAACATGGCACGAGACTTTAAGTCAAGTATTATGGGCTTATCCAAATTCACCAAGAGGTTCAACAAGAACTTCACCTTATAAATTGGTGTATGTCCATGATGCAGTATTACCCttggaaattaatttgaatactttAAGAGTATCGAAACAGAATGAGTTTCCAGTcgatgattattggaatgcaatGTTTGATGAGTTAAACGAGTTAGATTCAGAGCAAATATTGGCACTTGATAATGTAATTCGACAAAAAGAAAGTGTTGCTCGAAGTTATAATCGTCAAATTAAGGAAAAGTCTTTCAGGATAGGCGAGTTAGTTTTAAAAGTCATTTTAccgatggaaaagaaatcaagatttCTAGGTAAATGGTCCCATAGTTGGGAAGGTCCTTTTCAAGTAATAGGGATATATTCGGGAAATGCCTATTAG